A section of the Pedobacter sp. HDW13 genome encodes:
- a CDS encoding RNA polymerase sigma factor, whose product MKSQSDIVLIELLKCDSMPAFDELYCRYWEMLYDIAYKKLKDKDDAKDLVHDLFLQLWNSRASLNVYRSFSGFLFVSLKNKIIDKQRLTANRLNKNTDIASETVTHQNTVYDQVYYNELNSFLNHQIDLLPEKMKEIYRLSREENLSLEEIANRLSISTQTVKNQLTTAVKRLRQKISQYLSVILF is encoded by the coding sequence ATGAAATCACAAAGTGACATTGTTTTAATCGAACTGCTAAAATGCGACAGTATGCCCGCATTTGATGAGCTTTACTGTAGGTATTGGGAAATGCTATATGATATTGCCTACAAAAAACTCAAAGACAAGGATGATGCGAAAGACCTGGTTCATGACCTCTTTCTGCAGTTATGGAACAGTCGCGCCTCGCTTAATGTGTACAGATCGTTTTCGGGCTTTTTATTTGTTTCACTAAAAAACAAAATAATTGACAAACAGCGGCTAACTGCAAACCGGCTAAACAAAAATACAGACATTGCCAGTGAGACGGTTACACATCAAAACACTGTTTACGATCAGGTATATTATAATGAGCTAAATAGCTTTTTAAACCATCAGATAGATCTGCTTCCCGAAAAAATGAAAGAGATCTACCGTTTAAGCCGTGAGGAAAACCTTTCTCTGGAAGAAATTGCCAATCGCTTGTCAATCTCTACACAAACCGTTAAAAACCAACTAACTACTGCAGTTAAGCGCTTACGTCAAAAAATAAGCCAGTACCTCTCGGTGATTTTATTTTAA
- a CDS encoding sigma-70 family RNA polymerase sigma factor → MMFFFYIWTKRGTLLINKSFSVYLYACLKHKIIDEVRKQNHRAKQSVLLRASLSESGNSTIEHVISKDLACQIKRKVNLLPEKMKAVYRLSREEELTVEEISTRLSLSSQTVKNQISSALKRLRISVYCD, encoded by the coding sequence ATGATGTTTTTTTTTTATATCTGGACTAAACGGGGAACTTTGCTGATCAATAAATCTTTTTCAGTTTATCTGTATGCCTGCCTGAAGCATAAGATTATAGATGAAGTTAGAAAACAAAACCACAGGGCGAAGCAGTCTGTTCTGTTAAGGGCTTCATTGTCCGAATCGGGTAACTCAACCATTGAACATGTTATTTCAAAGGATCTGGCTTGCCAAATTAAGCGCAAAGTAAATCTCCTTCCCGAAAAAATGAAAGCGGTTTATAGGCTCAGCAGAGAGGAAGAATTAACAGTTGAAGAGATTTCAACCAGATTATCGCTGTCTTCTCAAACAGTAAAAAATCAGATTAGCAGTGCGTTGAAGCGTTTGCGCATTTCGGTTTACTGCGATTAA
- a CDS encoding GH92 family glycosyl hydrolase: protein MKFKLILFCLFNLLGAAVFAQEKKAIDYVDVFMGTSNSRWMLGPYATMPYGMVQLGPDNQGANQGYNWMAGYEYAINSVDGFSHIHAWTMAGLRLMPTTADLSYSDEPTDSPYKGAGAGYHSRIQKETEKASPGYYAVYLYDHDVKAEMAVTTRCGLQRYTFPEKKESRILIDLQFPTEYDFNVKDAKITKVTDTEIEGYAESGSGGFNDYKLCFVLQFDKPFQSFNAWVGKKLTRNCKEISGKGDVGAFVTYKTQKGDQVHVRSGISLVSIEQARLNLKTEMEPFGWNIEAVKQNAEATWNTLLSTIKVEGGTETDKAKFYTNLYRVFAAKQTWNDVNGKYIDPAEKVQTLKYCKNIYGGDAFWNTFWNTNGVLSLIAPDMMENWVGTQLELYEHTGWTGKGPTGLEYSGIMEGSHEIALMVAAYQKGIVKDKVIAEKIYEAAKFMMMNEGVAIYGGEAGNPKLKEYMKFGYVPYEIGKTNKALDYAFDDYCVAQMAKSLGKKADYDYFIKRSQNYRNVFNTDLKFVVPKDSKAKWIPNYDEFSNNSFVEGNGWEYSFYVPHDVDGLINLMGKDLFNKRLNDGFEKSQEYKFAAHALDRTTGERNEFYINQGNEINMQPAFLFNYSAKPWLTQKWTRNIMETFYGATPYQAWEGDEDEGQMGGWFVMSSMGLFEMRGGTETNPELDLTSPLFNKITIQLDPKFYKGKEFVIEAHNNSKENIYIQSATLNGKALTGTKIHFKDIVNGGKLHFEMGPKPNKNWGVGKQ, encoded by the coding sequence ATGAAATTTAAGCTTATATTATTTTGCCTTTTCAATCTGCTCGGCGCAGCAGTGTTTGCGCAAGAAAAAAAAGCAATTGATTATGTAGATGTTTTTATGGGAACATCTAATTCGCGTTGGATGCTGGGTCCTTATGCCACAATGCCTTATGGAATGGTTCAGCTAGGCCCCGATAATCAGGGAGCCAATCAGGGATATAACTGGATGGCAGGTTATGAATATGCCATAAATAGTGTTGATGGTTTTAGTCACATCCATGCCTGGACCATGGCAGGTTTACGGCTGATGCCCACCACTGCAGATTTAAGCTATTCGGATGAGCCAACCGACTCACCTTATAAAGGTGCCGGTGCCGGATATCATTCCCGAATCCAGAAAGAAACAGAGAAAGCCTCTCCGGGGTATTATGCCGTATATCTGTACGATCACGATGTTAAAGCAGAAATGGCAGTTACTACCCGCTGCGGGCTTCAACGTTATACCTTTCCAGAGAAAAAGGAATCACGTATTTTGATCGATTTGCAGTTTCCTACCGAATATGATTTTAATGTAAAAGACGCTAAAATAACGAAGGTGACGGATACCGAAATTGAGGGCTATGCAGAATCAGGTTCGGGAGGTTTTAATGATTATAAATTATGTTTCGTACTTCAATTTGATAAACCTTTTCAAAGTTTTAATGCCTGGGTTGGAAAAAAACTAACCAGAAATTGCAAAGAGATTTCCGGAAAGGGAGATGTTGGCGCTTTCGTTACTTACAAGACCCAAAAAGGAGATCAGGTTCATGTACGTTCAGGTATTTCGTTGGTAAGTATTGAGCAGGCCCGCTTGAATTTAAAAACAGAAATGGAACCCTTTGGCTGGAATATCGAAGCGGTTAAACAAAATGCCGAAGCTACCTGGAACACGCTTTTGTCGACTATTAAAGTTGAAGGCGGCACAGAAACCGATAAGGCAAAGTTCTACACCAATTTATATCGCGTTTTTGCTGCTAAGCAAACCTGGAATGATGTAAATGGAAAGTACATAGATCCGGCCGAAAAGGTTCAAACCCTAAAGTATTGCAAAAATATATACGGCGGCGATGCCTTCTGGAATACGTTTTGGAATACGAACGGTGTGCTCAGTTTGATTGCTCCTGATATGATGGAAAACTGGGTGGGAACCCAATTGGAGTTGTATGAGCATACAGGCTGGACGGGTAAAGGACCAACTGGACTTGAATATTCTGGTATCATGGAGGGCTCGCACGAAATAGCTTTAATGGTTGCTGCTTATCAGAAAGGAATTGTAAAAGACAAAGTTATTGCTGAAAAGATTTACGAGGCTGCAAAGTTTATGATGATGAACGAAGGAGTTGCTATTTATGGAGGTGAAGCAGGAAATCCAAAACTGAAAGAATACATGAAATTTGGCTATGTTCCATATGAGATTGGTAAAACGAATAAAGCTTTGGATTATGCTTTTGACGATTATTGCGTAGCACAAATGGCAAAATCCTTAGGGAAAAAAGCTGATTATGACTATTTTATTAAACGTTCGCAAAACTACCGCAATGTTTTCAATACCGATTTAAAATTTGTAGTACCTAAAGATTCGAAGGCTAAATGGATACCCAACTATGATGAGTTTTCAAACAACTCTTTTGTAGAAGGAAACGGATGGGAATATTCATTTTATGTACCTCATGATGTAGATGGGCTAATTAATTTGATGGGGAAAGATTTATTCAATAAACGGTTAAACGATGGTTTTGAGAAATCGCAAGAATATAAATTTGCGGCTCATGCTTTAGATCGTACAACGGGTGAACGAAATGAGTTTTACATCAATCAAGGCAATGAGATAAACATGCAACCCGCTTTTTTGTTCAACTATTCAGCAAAACCCTGGCTAACTCAAAAATGGACGCGTAATATTATGGAAACATTTTACGGGGCAACGCCTTACCAGGCTTGGGAAGGCGATGAAGATGAAGGGCAAATGGGTGGATGGTTTGTAATGAGTTCAATGGGGTTATTCGAAATGCGTGGAGGTACCGAAACAAATCCTGAACTTGATCTTACCAGTCCTTTGTTCAATAAAATCACAATTCAATTAGATCCGAAGTTTTACAAAGGAAAAGAGTTTGTTATTGAAGCACACAATAATTCGAAAGAAAATATTTATATCCAATCTGCTACCTTAAATGGTAAAGCCTTAACCGGAACGAAAATTCATTTCAAAGACATTGTGAATGGTGGAAAATTGCACTTTGAAATGGGCCCGAAACCCAACAAAAACTGGGGCGTAGGAAAACAATAA
- a CDS encoding Lrp/AsnC family transcriptional regulator → MHDDILDKLDYEILSLLQTQGDLNYKELAYKLHKSPSTIYERINRMRERGFIAGNITIINREKFKELMVSYSHVTLRDHSSNALTNFQEKVAVFPQVLECYHTTGDYDFLLKIVVRDMQEYTRFITRDLMTLENVLKSHSSFVVNEVKRDLAYPLESR, encoded by the coding sequence ATGCACGACGATATTTTAGATAAGCTGGATTACGAGATTTTATCGCTGCTACAAACGCAAGGTGATTTAAACTATAAGGAACTGGCTTATAAGCTTCACAAATCGCCAAGCACCATTTACGAGCGGATTAACCGCATGCGCGAACGTGGTTTTATAGCTGGTAACATTACCATCATTAACCGCGAAAAGTTTAAAGAGCTGATGGTTTCTTATTCGCACGTTACCCTTAGGGACCATAGCAGCAATGCCCTTACTAATTTCCAGGAAAAAGTAGCTGTATTTCCGCAGGTACTGGAATGCTACCATACCACAGGTGATTATGATTTTCTGCTTAAAATTGTGGTTAGAGACATGCAGGAATACACCCGTTTCATTACCAGAGACCTCATGACACTTGAAAATGTGCTCAAATCGCATAGCAGCTTTGTAGTGAACGAAGTTAAACGCGACCTCGCCTACCCGCTAGAATCGAGGTGA
- a CDS encoding NAD-dependent epimerase/dehydratase family protein — translation MNKETILVIGACGQIGKELVVALRVKNGHDNVIAADILPQENLPAETAPYVKLNVLDAQALEALIVDQKITQIYHLAAVLSAKGESNPTLAWDLNMNSLLSVLDLSVKHKVNKVFWPSSIAIFGPDSEKINCPQQGVTEPTTVYGISKAAGEHWCKYYFEKHGLDVRSLRYPGLISYTGAPGGGTTDYAVDIFHHAVQGKPYTCFLSKETALPMMFMEDAINATLQLMDAPAENVYIRTAYNLGALSFTPQELAAEIKSHVPDFVVSYAPDFRQAIADSWPSSIDDSAARTDWGWKPAYDLTAMTDVMLENLWVLQAD, via the coding sequence ATGAATAAAGAAACAATATTAGTGATCGGAGCCTGTGGGCAGATTGGAAAAGAGCTGGTGGTTGCCCTGAGAGTGAAAAACGGACATGATAACGTAATTGCAGCAGATATTCTTCCACAAGAAAATTTACCAGCTGAAACTGCACCTTATGTTAAACTGAACGTTTTAGATGCCCAGGCACTTGAAGCTTTAATCGTTGACCAAAAAATTACCCAGATCTACCACCTTGCAGCAGTGCTTTCGGCAAAAGGAGAAAGCAATCCAACCCTGGCCTGGGATCTTAACATGAATAGCCTGCTAAGTGTATTGGATCTTTCGGTAAAACATAAAGTAAATAAAGTATTCTGGCCAAGCAGTATCGCTATTTTCGGTCCAGATTCAGAGAAAATCAACTGCCCTCAGCAAGGTGTTACCGAGCCAACTACCGTATACGGAATTAGTAAGGCTGCAGGAGAGCATTGGTGTAAATACTATTTTGAAAAACACGGTCTGGATGTGCGCAGTTTACGTTACCCCGGACTGATTAGCTATACTGGTGCCCCGGGTGGTGGCACTACCGATTATGCAGTTGATATTTTTCACCACGCAGTGCAAGGCAAACCATATACCTGCTTTTTGAGCAAAGAAACGGCATTACCCATGATGTTTATGGAAGATGCAATTAACGCTACACTGCAGTTAATGGATGCTCCAGCAGAAAATGTTTACATCCGCACAGCTTATAACCTTGGTGCATTGAGCTTTACCCCACAAGAACTGGCTGCAGAAATTAAAAGCCATGTGCCTGATTTTGTGGTAAGTTATGCACCCGATTTCCGCCAGGCAATAGCCGACAGCTGGCCATCGAGCATTGATGACAGCGCTGCAAGAACGGATTGGGGCTGGAAACCGGCTTACGATTTAACAGCAATGACTGATGTGATGCTCGAAAACCTTTGGGTACTACAAGCAGATTAA
- a CDS encoding DMT family transporter yields MEAIAFLLQKSSTFADLNTPCLNFSCYEYECPKVKGYVCALVSAVTYGLIPLFILPLKAMHFSMDVTLFYRFFISAGIMLMLLRYKKEHLKSTAKEIGIFLVLGILFSLSSDSLFLAYDYLSAGIASTILFVFPVMVAIILAVFFKEKISTVMLLSMAITLAGVYLLSGASAAGVNFAGLSLALGSALAYALYIVMVNKSNLKASGVKITFYSLLFSALYYLIKSLVAKESLAIPDLAILLHISLFGLITSVISITTLVYAIGYIGSTPTAILGALEPVVAVTISVTLFGEKLTYALLIGGVLILAGVLVSIVFSKHEEAPDELPAL; encoded by the coding sequence ATGGAGGCAATCGCTTTTTTGCTTCAGAAAAGCAGTACATTTGCCGACTTAAACACACCATGTTTAAATTTTAGTTGCTATGAGTATGAATGCCCGAAGGTTAAAGGATATGTATGTGCGCTGGTATCGGCGGTAACTTATGGATTAATACCACTTTTTATTCTGCCGTTAAAGGCCATGCATTTTTCGATGGATGTAACCCTTTTCTACAGGTTTTTTATTTCTGCAGGAATCATGTTAATGCTGTTGCGGTATAAAAAAGAGCATTTAAAATCGACTGCGAAGGAAATTGGGATATTTCTGGTGCTTGGTATATTGTTTAGCTTGAGCTCCGATTCCCTCTTTCTGGCTTACGACTATTTATCGGCGGGGATTGCTTCAACCATTCTTTTTGTCTTCCCCGTAATGGTGGCCATTATCCTGGCTGTTTTTTTTAAGGAAAAAATCAGTACAGTAATGCTGCTTTCGATGGCAATAACCTTAGCCGGGGTATACCTGTTAAGTGGAGCCTCAGCAGCTGGCGTTAATTTTGCAGGACTTAGTCTGGCCCTAGGGAGCGCACTGGCTTATGCGCTGTATATTGTTATGGTAAACAAATCAAATCTTAAAGCATCAGGAGTTAAAATCACCTTTTATTCCCTGCTTTTCTCAGCATTGTATTATCTCATTAAATCATTGGTAGCAAAAGAATCGCTGGCGATACCAGATTTAGCTATTCTGCTCCATATTTCGTTATTTGGACTTATTACGTCGGTTATTTCTATTACCACATTGGTTTATGCCATTGGGTATATCGGCTCTACACCAACAGCTATTCTGGGGGCATTAGAGCCGGTAGTGGCCGTAACAATTAGTGTAACACTTTTTGGCGAAAAGCTAACCTATGCCCTGCTAATTGGCGGCGTATTGATCCTGGCCGGGGTTTTAGTAAGTATTGTGTTTTCGAAACATGAAGAAGCACCTGACGAACTGCCTGCCCTGTAA
- a CDS encoding AraC family transcriptional regulator, protein MATKIERSVSEFNNDLKLKGFNVWEIESDSNATKIYSRKDFYKICLTTGKSIIHYADRSFEQEGTVLFFGNPHIPYSWETLSTTYVGYTVLFSEDFLGQSERLESLQQSPFFKIGGTPVLKISEAQRLFLNSIFQKMMEEQQTDYHYKDELIRNYIYLIIHEALKLQPSEHFDQHKNALSRITSVFLELLERQFPVETAGRPLTLKTANDYANELAIHVNYLNKAVKETTGKSTTTHIAERISREAKALLQHTDWNVAEIAYALGFEYPTYFNNFFKKNTGSNPGAFREAMV, encoded by the coding sequence ATGGCAACCAAAATAGAGCGATCGGTATCCGAATTTAATAATGACCTGAAATTAAAGGGCTTTAATGTATGGGAGATAGAAAGTGATAGCAATGCCACCAAAATCTACAGCAGAAAAGATTTTTATAAAATTTGCCTCACTACCGGCAAGAGCATTATTCATTATGCCGATCGTAGTTTCGAACAGGAAGGTACAGTTTTGTTTTTTGGCAATCCACATATCCCTTATTCCTGGGAAACGCTTTCTACAACTTATGTGGGGTACACGGTGTTGTTTTCGGAGGATTTTCTGGGGCAATCAGAACGTTTAGAAAGCTTGCAACAATCGCCTTTTTTCAAAATTGGTGGTACTCCCGTACTTAAAATTAGCGAAGCGCAGCGGTTGTTCCTGAACAGTATCTTTCAGAAGATGATGGAAGAGCAGCAGACAGACTACCATTACAAAGACGAGCTGATTCGTAATTATATCTACCTGATTATTCATGAGGCACTTAAATTGCAGCCTTCAGAACATTTCGACCAACATAAAAATGCATTGAGCCGCATTACTTCTGTTTTTCTCGAGCTTTTAGAACGCCAGTTCCCTGTAGAGACTGCCGGGCGCCCGCTAACCTTGAAAACTGCTAACGATTATGCCAACGAGTTGGCTATCCATGTCAACTACCTTAACAAGGCAGTGAAAGAAACCACAGGCAAATCAACCACAACGCATATTGCCGAACGCATTTCTCGCGAAGCAAAAGCGTTATTGCAGCATACCGATTGGAACGTTGCCGAAATTGCCTATGCGCTGGGCTTTGAATATCCTACCTACTTTAATAATTTTTTCAAAAAAAACACCGGAAGTAATCCTGGTGCATTTCGGGAAGCTATGGTTTGA
- a CDS encoding DapH/DapD/GlmU-related protein: MKNIFERLKSGELVQLNDPEFQQIDEIVSRTLALVPALNAATSTNEVRNKLSEIIVSDVDHSTTVFAPFYTNFGQFINLGKNVFINHACSFLDMGGITLEDDVLIGPKVNLITENHPIDPLNRRGMLCQPILIKRNAWIGAGATILPGVTIGENAVVAAGAVVSKNVDDNTVVAGIPAKVIKQIH, from the coding sequence ATGAAAAATATCTTTGAAAGATTAAAGTCGGGAGAGCTGGTGCAGCTCAACGATCCCGAATTTCAACAAATAGACGAAATTGTTTCGCGTACATTGGCACTTGTACCAGCTTTAAATGCTGCAACCAGTACCAATGAGGTTAGGAACAAGCTTAGCGAAATTATTGTTTCGGATGTAGATCATAGCACTACTGTATTTGCACCTTTCTATACCAATTTTGGCCAATTCATTAACCTAGGTAAAAATGTATTTATCAATCACGCCTGTTCTTTTCTTGATATGGGTGGCATTACGCTTGAAGATGATGTGCTGATTGGGCCAAAAGTGAACCTGATTACCGAAAATCACCCAATAGATCCGCTAAATCGCCGTGGTATGCTGTGCCAGCCCATTTTAATTAAGCGCAATGCCTGGATTGGCGCAGGTGCGACTATTTTGCCCGGAGTAACCATAGGCGAAAATGCTGTTGTGGCCGCCGGGGCAGTGGTAAGCAAAAATGTTGACGATAATACGGTAGTGGCAGGTATCCCGGCTAAAGTAATTAAACAAATCCATTAA
- a CDS encoding alpha/beta hydrolase: MKKTIYIAAILLGFGSQLFAQTAKQDKVKQMQQTSKKDQYTFTLSDLVTRKKVSFKNRYGITLIGDLYLPKRRGKEALQALAISGPFGAVKEQSSGLYAQSMAERGFASLAFDPSYTGESGGAPRNVASPDINTEDFSAAVDYLGLQTFVDRNRIGVIGICGWAGMALNAAAVDKRIKAVATTSMYDMSRVMAKGYYDKLTAEERTKMLEQMSQQRWEDARKGTPAPSLNNLPEKLQGNEPQFVVDYFNYYKTARGFHPRSINSNAAWTATNALSFMNMPLLNYIKEIAPRAVLLIAGEKAHSRYFSEDAFKAAAEPKELIIIPGASHVDLYDQLNIIPFDKLTAFFKNNLK, from the coding sequence ATGAAAAAGACAATATACATCGCGGCTATTTTGCTGGGCTTTGGAAGCCAGCTATTTGCCCAAACAGCTAAACAAGATAAAGTAAAACAAATGCAACAAACATCAAAAAAAGATCAATATACTTTTACATTGAGTGATCTGGTGACAAGGAAGAAGGTAAGTTTTAAAAACAGATATGGTATCACTTTGATTGGCGATTTGTACTTGCCTAAAAGACGTGGCAAGGAAGCATTACAAGCGCTGGCCATAAGCGGCCCATTTGGTGCAGTAAAAGAGCAGTCGTCTGGTTTGTATGCCCAGAGCATGGCCGAACGAGGCTTTGCATCGCTAGCTTTCGATCCTTCGTACACAGGTGAGAGTGGCGGAGCGCCACGTAATGTTGCATCGCCCGATATTAATACCGAAGATTTTAGTGCAGCAGTAGATTATCTTGGTCTGCAGACTTTTGTGGATAGAAACCGCATTGGCGTAATTGGAATTTGTGGTTGGGCAGGCATGGCGCTAAACGCTGCTGCTGTAGATAAACGCATAAAAGCTGTGGCCACCACGAGTATGTACGATATGTCCCGCGTAATGGCAAAAGGTTATTATGATAAACTTACCGCAGAAGAACGCACAAAAATGCTGGAGCAAATGAGCCAGCAACGTTGGGAAGATGCCAGAAAAGGTACACCGGCGCCATCATTAAATAATTTACCTGAAAAACTGCAGGGTAATGAGCCACAATTTGTTGTAGACTATTTTAACTATTATAAAACAGCCCGCGGTTTTCATCCCCGTTCTATCAATTCGAATGCCGCATGGACAGCAACCAATGCGCTTTCGTTTATGAATATGCCCTTATTAAATTATATTAAAGAAATTGCCCCACGTGCGGTGCTGTTAATTGCCGGAGAAAAAGCACATTCGCGTTATTTCAGTGAAGATGCATTCAAGGCAGCTGCAGAGCCTAAAGAACTAATAATTATTCCCGGGGCCAGCCACGTTGATTTGTACGATCAGCTAAACATCATTCCTTTTGATAAACTAACAGCTTTTTTTAAAAACAATCTAAAATAG
- a CDS encoding cupin domain-containing protein, which translates to MEITRIGSKASVKGPNDWFTGAVRIDPLFDANGSRRAAAASVTFEAGARTAWHTHPLGQTLIVTAGCGWVQREGGAVETIYPGDVVWFEANEKHWHGASANTGMTHIAIQENLDGKVVDWLEKVTDAQYSAQEGA; encoded by the coding sequence ATGGAAATTACAAGAATAGGGTCAAAAGCCTCCGTTAAAGGTCCTAACGACTGGTTTACCGGAGCGGTAAGGATAGATCCGTTGTTTGATGCCAATGGTTCGAGAAGGGCTGCAGCAGCAAGTGTAACCTTTGAGGCGGGAGCAAGAACAGCCTGGCATACGCATCCACTTGGACAAACACTAATTGTTACTGCTGGTTGCGGCTGGGTTCAGCGCGAAGGTGGCGCTGTAGAAACCATATATCCAGGCGATGTAGTTTGGTTTGAAGCAAACGAAAAGCACTGGCATGGCGCATCTGCCAACACAGGAATGACGCATATTGCCATTCAGGAAAATCTGGATGGAAAGGTGGTAGATTGGTTGGAGAAAGTTACGGATGCGCAATATAGTGCGCAGGAAGGTGCATAG
- a CDS encoding dihydrofolate reductase family protein codes for MRKIIVLAMISLDGVMQAPGGPEEDTSNGFKYGGWAMKYSDELNAIEVKKELEQRVDYLLGRKTFDIWENYWPEHGDFWPGINSGIKYVLTGTRKESDWENTVFIENLDDIRKIKNSAGADIQVWGSSKLVQLLFKHDLVDELRLKIYPLMLGKGKKLFDSDALPADFTLTARKTTTKGIILANYSKSALPIAIV; via the coding sequence ATGAGAAAAATAATTGTGTTGGCCATGATAAGCCTGGATGGCGTAATGCAGGCTCCGGGCGGACCAGAGGAAGATACATCCAACGGTTTTAAATACGGAGGCTGGGCAATGAAATACAGCGACGAGCTGAATGCTATTGAAGTTAAAAAAGAGCTCGAACAGCGTGTAGATTATCTTTTGGGCCGAAAGACGTTCGATATCTGGGAAAATTATTGGCCCGAACATGGCGATTTCTGGCCAGGGATTAACAGCGGCATTAAATACGTCCTTACAGGCACCAGAAAAGAATCGGATTGGGAAAACACTGTGTTTATCGAAAACCTGGATGATATTAGAAAAATTAAAAACTCAGCAGGTGCCGACATTCAGGTTTGGGGTAGCAGCAAACTTGTTCAATTGTTATTTAAACATGATCTGGTTGATGAGCTACGTTTAAAAATATATCCGCTGATGCTTGGTAAAGGCAAAAAACTGTTTGATAGCGACGCACTACCCGCGGATTTTACTTTAACAGCGCGTAAAACCACCACCAAAGGGATTATTCTGGCCAATTACAGCAAATCGGCACTGCCAATAGCAATTGTTTAG
- a CDS encoding FimB/Mfa2 family fimbrial subunit, which translates to MKTFRLTVGILVVMLSGCMKDHGSVETIKNSIVTFKIGGLSHEVGQTNTGFQTEPMAAFIRQLTVIAYNTQTGAEVTRKTQLATSAAFGQVSFELPNGTYNFVAVGSQGEFGINQFYEGDKDKPVFLPYAEANFQYWQPSWSFQDKYYKTSDTFFAKMVGTAINKNQMVEIIMERIVGLLNVIVTDLPVYSIDLTSEYSGFKFDTAVPYSTIENDFASGWKQSKNGPISYYILKNQTPVRVHIGAGGERSIAVTVPKNKRTTVSIQSATMAFTTVTE; encoded by the coding sequence ATGAAAACATTTAGATTAACAGTAGGTATCCTGGTGGTGATGCTTTCGGGATGTATGAAAGATCACGGATCAGTGGAGACGATTAAAAATAGTATAGTTACCTTTAAAATCGGCGGATTAAGTCATGAGGTAGGGCAGACTAATACCGGCTTTCAAACCGAGCCCATGGCTGCTTTTATCAGGCAGCTAACAGTAATTGCCTATAACACACAAACCGGCGCCGAAGTTACCCGCAAAACACAACTGGCTACCAGTGCGGCCTTTGGTCAGGTAAGCTTCGAATTGCCTAACGGAACTTATAATTTTGTTGCGGTCGGGTCGCAAGGCGAATTTGGGATCAATCAATTTTATGAAGGCGACAAAGACAAACCTGTTTTTCTTCCCTATGCTGAGGCTAATTTTCAATATTGGCAGCCATCATGGTCATTTCAGGATAAGTACTATAAGACTTCAGATACTTTCTTTGCCAAGATGGTTGGAACAGCCATTAATAAGAACCAAATGGTTGAAATAATTATGGAAAGAATTGTGGGGCTACTGAATGTAATTGTAACGGATCTGCCTGTGTACAGTATCGATCTTACCAGTGAGTATTCGGGCTTTAAATTCGATACTGCAGTTCCCTACAGTACAATCGAGAACGATTTTGCCTCCGGATGGAAACAAAGTAAAAATGGCCCCATCAGCTATTATATTCTTAAAAACCAAACGCCTGTTCGTGTACATATTGGCGCAGGTGGCGAGAGAAGTATCGCGGTTACGGTTCCAAAAAACAAACGCACAACGGTAAGTATTCAATCGGCTACAATGGCCTTTACTACAGTTACCGAATAG